One region of Eupeodes corollae chromosome 1, idEupCoro1.1, whole genome shotgun sequence genomic DNA includes:
- the LOC129942425 gene encoding uncharacterized protein LOC129942425: MQNIAVESASYEKAWELLEERYNHKRILVHIQMQSLFGQPSLTRETASGLKELLYTTRECLLALENLEVPISSWDTVLIWFLVQKLPSTSQKLWEEKLGNSKDLPKFDAFSEFLETRFRTLEVMGQQELATPTRRKEESSVNSRPRFQPSSSKVLHTKHVVKHQPQKIPKHFQTSQVLCKLCNHNKHSLRKCQQFLAMDSVKRREVVRGIHVCENCLTYGHSLQECQSLSRCYFCQQKHHSLLHLQHHNNSFQPQQPGSEHQTQVGTSSQGMPSQPRVTGSSSNTFQASVNPNAPEFQPAVRPQTQNYHASHGDRAQTHQVLLATAVVKARATDGRIRLLRALVDTGSETSFITEAAARLLKLERRRAIVEVSGLGLVSSGTTQHTVEVHFASRHSTFETATQALVFKSLTGHLPAQRVVPNSWNHLKGLTLADPHLYEPAPIDLLFGSDVCAQILLPEIRRSPDNNGPIAQNTHLGWIVLGKVPEELPRQIRSFVQVTDLGIQLQKFWEMEETPFQTHETLDNIACEEHIERNTTRLPDGRYQVSLPFKEGLSAMGSSRQGATRRFLHLEKRLAADPKLCEDYSKCINEYIKLKHMEEIDEDDTVLATPYHYFLPHHAVFKEASSTTKLRVVFDAASKASDGKSLNEHLLVGPKLQTNIIDLVLRWRTHRVTFTADIEKMYRQIMVSFPDRYFQLILWREQKSSPIKVFKMNTVTFGTASAPYLAIKVLKKLADDESQNFPEGAKVVREDMYVDDLISGADSIEEAKRKQHEAKQLLASAGFNLRKWTSNSKALLEDIAAEDRELDFELPFNTSNHVKTLGIKWFPLDDYFSFQNLQVSPEDITKRSMLSTIAKLFDPLGWISPCIITAKLMMQRLWEHGCDWDDPIPTPLKTEWEAFQRELPLIERLRIPRWIAKSPSNKAVQLHGFCDASMKAFGAVVYIRVLDTDDRILTSLLLSKTKVAPSQRTITLPRLELCGAVLLSQLLSYTKDILAIPDVDIYAWTDSMIALAWIQASPAKWTTFVSNRVSEIQRLIQIDSWGHVATLHNPADLASRGVFPAELESLDMWWNGPEFLTRQWEFDAPHQLIDNDTEEEKKDKSKVNVLSINITHGDKILQAIHDSSRLLKLLRVVATCRRFTIKCRPKLGPITGPINPEELDAAHQIVVKAAQKEMFGDEIQQILGNAKIPKNLLSLNAFLDSDGILRVGGRLANSLLSYDAQHPILLQSNHHFTSLVVRDAHKQTLHGGIQQMINYIRQRYWIGQIRRSVKHQLHKCPSCYRQKASEMQQLMGNLPAARVRISRPFSHTGVDYAGPIEIKAWKARGAKILKGYFAVFICLATKAIHLEAVSDLTTQAFLAAFKRFTARRGICKQIYSDCGTNFIGANNELAKMMKEAQHDWKQVAEILANRGTDWHFIPPASPHFGGLWEAGVKSVKYHLKRVIGIERLTFEELATLLAQVEACLNSRPLCPLTDSIDDLNALTPAHFLVGESLHAVPQGETETNITHKDRWKRVQALSEVFWRRWNSEYLSRLQQRPKWTKIQEKPKIGDLVLLKDERLPPTHWNMARIEQTHSGSDGLVRVVTLRTKSGQFKRPITKICLLPSNKTTEQTSLI; the protein is encoded by the coding sequence AAAAGCTTCCTAGTACAAGTCAAAAATTATGGGAGGAAAAATTAGGGAATAGCAAGGACTTACCGAAATTTGATGCGTTTTCCGAATTTTTAGAGACACGATTCCGTACGCTTGAAGTTATGGGCCAACAAGAGCTAGCTACGCCCACCAGGCGCAAAGAAGAGTCATCTGTTAATTCAAGGCCACGCTTTCAACCATCGAGTTCAAAGGTTTTACATACAAAGCATGTTGTAAAGCATCAACCTCAGAAAATTCCAAAGCACTTTCAAACTAGCCAAGTTCTTTGCAAATTGTGCAACCACAACAAGCACTCCCTTAGAAAATGCCAGCAATTTTTGGCAATGGACAGTGTCAAACGCCGAGAAGTAGTCCGGGGAATCCATGTTTGTGAAAATTGTCTGACATATGGGCATTCTCTCCAGGAATGCCAGAGTTTGAGTCGGTGCTATTTCTGTCAACAGAAACATCACTCACTCCTGCATTTGCAGCACCATAATAACTCTTTTCAACCTCAACAACCAGGTTCTGAACATCAGACCCAAGTCGGAACATCAAGCCAAGGTATGCCGTCTCAACCGAGAGTTACCGGTTCTAGTTCTAACACATTTCAGGCCTCAGTGAACCCGAATGCGCCTGAGTTCCAACCAGCTGTTCGTCCACAAACTCAAAACTACCACGCGTCGCACGGTGATCGTGCCCAAACACACCAGGTGCTCTTAGCTACAGCAGTTGTCAAAGCGCGAGCCACGGATGGAAGAATTCGTTTACTACGTGCCCTGGTTGATACAGGGTCAGAAACGTCTTTCATAACAGAAGCTGCTGCTCGTCTGCTGAAGTTGGAAAGGCGACGTGCCATTGTTGAGGTATCGGGGTTGGGGTTGGTCAGCAGCGGCACAACACAGCATACAGTCGAAGTGCATTTTGCTTCTCGCCATTCGACGTTTGAAACTGCCACACAGGCATTGGTTTTTAAGTCGCTGACTGGGCATCTCCCGGCCCAACGAGTGGTACCCAACAGTTGGAATCACCTCAAGGGTCTTACGTTAGCAGATCCCCATCTCTACGAACCCGCTCCTATCGATTTATTGTTTGGAAGTGATGTTTGCGCCCAAATACTGCTACCGGAAATAAGAAGGTCTCCGGATAACAATGGACCGATAGCGCAAAATACGCATTTAGGGTGGATCGTGTTAGGGAAAGTTCCAGAGGAACTTCCCCGGCAAATTCGAAGTTTCGTGCAGGTTACTGACCTCGGAATCCAGCTACAGAAGTTTTGGGAGATGGAAGAAACGCCGTTCCAGACACATGAAACCCTAGACAACATTGCTTGTGAAGAACATATTGAGAGGAATACGACACGTTTACCAGACGGGCGTTACCAAGTCAGCTTACCGTTCAAAGAAGGCCTTTCAGCGATGGGATCCAGCCGTCAAGGAGCTACTCGACGATTTCTCCATCTCGAGAAAAGACTTGCTGCAGATCCTAAACTTTGTGAGGACTATTCAAAGTGCATAAATGAGTACATCAAGCTCAAACACATGGAAGAAATAGATGAAGATGACACGGTTTTGGCGACCCCTTACCATTATTTTCTTCCGCACCATGCAGTTTTTAAGGAAGCGAGTTCCACAACAAAGCTGAGAGTGGTGTTTGACGCAGCTTCTAAAGCTTCGGATGGGAAATCCCTAAACGAGCATCTTCTTGTAGGTCCAAAATTGCAGACCAATATCATTGATCTTGTTCTCAGATGGCGTACTCATCGAGTTACTTTTACGGCAGACATTGAAAAGATGTACCGTCAAATTATGGTTAGTTTCCCAGACCGATACTTTCAGCTAATTTTGTGGAGGGAACAGAAATCTTCGCCGATTAAAGTCTTCAAAATGAACACTGTCACGTTTGGTACAGCGAGCGCACCATATCTTGCGATTAAGGTTTTGAAGAAACTAGCCGACGATGAAAGTCAGAATTTTCCCGAAGGGGCGAAGGTTGTCCGTGAGGACATGTACGTTGATGATCTGATCAGTGGAGCAGATTCCATCGAAGAAGCCAAGAGGAAACAACATGAAGCCAAGCAGCTCTTAGCGTCTGCGGGATTCAACCTGAGGAAATGGACGAGTAACTCCAAGGCTCTCCTGGAAGACATCGCTGCTGAGGATCGAGAACTCGATTTTGAACTCCCGTTTAACACCTCAAATCATGTCAAGACACTCGGCATCAAGTGGTTTCCACTTGACGActacttttcttttcaaaatctgcAAGTTTCACCAGAAGACATCACAAAACGGTCAATGTTGTCCACCATCGCTAAGCTGTTCGACCCACTCGGGTGGATATCACCCTGCATCATCACGGCGAAACTAATGATGCAACGCCTCTGGGAGCATGGTTGTGATTGGGACGATCCAATTCCTACTCCCTTAAAGACGGAATGGGAAGCTTTTCAACGCGAACTTCCTCTCATCGAACGATTGCGAATTCCGAGATGGATCGCGAAAAGCCCATCTAATAAGGCTGTCCAACTTCACGGATTCTGTGACGCCTCCATGAAAGCTTTCGGTGCAGTAGTCTACATTCGGGTCTTAGACACGGACGATCGAATCCTTACCAGCCTGCTtctctcaaaaacaaaagtagcaCCAAGTCAGCGAACCATCACGCTGCCTCGCCTGGAACTCTGTGGAGCTGTTCTTCTGTCGCAGCTACTTAGTTACACCAAGGATATCTTGGCCATCCCCGATGTCGATATCTACGCGTGGACTGATTCGATGATAGCGTTGGCATGGATACAAGCGTCACCAGCAAAATGGACCACATTCGTATCCAATCGTGTATCCGAAATTCAGCGGCTTATACAGATCGACAGCTGGGGTCATGTTGCAACATTGCATAACCCAGCCGATCTAGCGTCTCGAGGTGTATTTCCGGCTGAACTGGAGTCATTGGATATGTGGTGGAATGGACCTGAATTTTTAACGCGACAATGGGAATTCGATGCTCCGCATCAACTCATCGACAACGACactgaagaagaaaagaagGATAAAAGTAAAGTGAATGTTTTAAGTATCAATATCACTCATGGCGATAAAATCTTGCAGGCTATTCACGACTCTTCCAGGTTGCTCAAATTACTTAGAGTCGTCGCCACCTGTCGTCGTTTTACAATAAAATGTCGACCTAAGCTTGGTCCTATCACAGGTCCAATCAATCCTGAAGAATTAGATGCAGCACATCAAATAGTGGTCAAGGCAGCACAGAAGGAGATGTTTGGAGATGAGATTCAACAAATTCTTGGAAATGCCAAAATTCCAAAGAATTTACTTTCGTTAAACGCATTTCTTGATTCTGACGGAATCTTACGAGTCGGGGGACGTTTAGCAAACTCCCTCCTTTCCTACGATGCCCAACATCCGATACTGTTGCAGAGCAACCACCATTTTACGAGTCTGGTTGTAAGAGATGCTCACAAGCAAACTCTACACGGCGGAATCCAGCAAATGATTAATTACATCCGACAACGATATTGGATAGGACAGATTCGGCGAAGCGTCAAGCACCAGTTGCATAAATGCCCTTCTTGCTACCGGCAAAAGGCATCTGAAATGCAACAACTGATGGGAAACTTACCTGCCGCTCGAGTACGCATATCGCGACCATTTAGTCACACCGGTGTTGACTATGCGGGACCAATCGAGATAAAAGCCTGGAAAGCCCGTGGAGCAAAAATACTAAAAGGCTATTTCGCAGTATTTATCTGTTTGGCAACCAAAGCCATTCATCTCGAAGCAGTATCAGACTTAACCACCCAAGCATTTTTAGCAGCATTCAAACGGTTCACTGCCAGAAGAGGAATTTGTAAGCAGATCTATAGCGACTGCGGAACTAATTTCATCGGTGCCAATAATGAACTGGCAAAAATGATGAAAGAAGCACAACACGACTGGAAGCAGGTAGCAGAAATATTGGCAAATCGCGGTACAGATTGGCATTTCATTCCCCCAGCTTCTCCCCATTTCGGTGGCCTATGGGAAGCGGGTGTGAAGTCTGTCAAGTACCATCTCAAACGAGTCATTGGAATTGAGAGGCTTACCTTCGAGGAGCTCGCGACGCTTCTAGCACAAGTAGAAGCTTGTCTGAATTCGAGACCTCTATGCCCACTAACCGATAGCATCGATGATTTGAACGCACTAACTCCAGCACATTTCTTAGTCGGAGAATCTTTGCATGCAGTACCACAAGGTGAAACAGAAACAAACATTACACATAAAGATCGCTGGAAACGAGTTCAGGCATTATCTGAAGTATTTTGGAGACGATGGAATTCTGAATACTTATCTCGGCTTCAACAACGCCCAAAATGgacaaaaatacaagaaaagcCGAAGATAGGAGATTTGGTTCTCTTGAAGGATGAACGACTTCCACCAACACATTGGAATAT